A portion of the Adhaeribacter radiodurans genome contains these proteins:
- a CDS encoding malate:quinone oxidoreductase: MTNNDNLTDANPDVILIGAGIMSATLAMMIKVLEPEVTVEIFERLDVAAAESSDAWNNAGTGHSAFCELNYTPEMPDGSIDTSKAVSIAESFEISKQFWAFLIQNNLIDLPESFIRRIPHMSFVWGENNVEYLRKRHAALTRCPLFKGMLYSEDTNQLAEWMPLIMEGRDPAQSVAATRMGIGTDVNFGALTRSMFDYLKEQDGVKIHFHHEVLKLRKTEDGRWQIKVKDLATDEKRKLRARFVFIGAGGGSLPLLEKSEIPEGKGFGGFPVSGQWLVCTNPEIINQHQAKVYGKAAVGSPPMSVPHLDTRIINGEKALLFGPYAGFSTKFLKQGSYFDLPLSIKANNLRPMLIAGLKNIPLTRYLINQVRQSPEDRLASLREFVPQARMEDWKLETAGQRVQVIKKDEKKGGVLEFGTEVVSAADGSIAALLGASPGASTAVSIMLSLLQRCFPERFNTEKAQTKIKQMIPSFGESLSKNEDLLHEIRSMTSEVLGIKESEPIQI; encoded by the coding sequence ATGACTAACAACGATAATTTAACCGATGCCAATCCGGATGTAATTTTGATTGGGGCCGGAATAATGAGTGCCACTCTAGCCATGATGATTAAAGTGCTGGAGCCTGAAGTAACCGTAGAAATTTTTGAAAGGTTAGACGTGGCGGCCGCCGAAAGTTCTGATGCCTGGAATAATGCGGGTACGGGGCACTCGGCTTTTTGCGAATTAAATTATACCCCCGAAATGCCCGATGGTTCTATTGACACCTCTAAAGCTGTATCAATTGCCGAGTCCTTCGAAATCTCAAAACAATTCTGGGCCTTCCTTATTCAAAACAATCTGATTGACTTACCAGAATCTTTTATTCGCCGGATTCCGCACATGAGTTTTGTTTGGGGCGAAAACAACGTGGAATATTTGAGAAAACGCCACGCGGCCCTTACCCGCTGTCCTTTATTTAAAGGCATGCTTTACTCCGAAGATACAAATCAATTAGCCGAATGGATGCCTTTGATAATGGAAGGACGTGATCCAGCGCAAAGTGTAGCCGCCACTCGCATGGGAATTGGAACGGACGTAAATTTCGGGGCACTAACCCGGTCTATGTTCGATTATTTGAAAGAACAGGATGGCGTAAAAATTCATTTTCACCATGAGGTACTCAAACTGCGCAAAACGGAAGATGGCCGCTGGCAAATAAAAGTAAAAGATTTAGCTACCGACGAAAAAAGAAAATTAAGAGCCCGGTTTGTCTTTATTGGCGCTGGTGGTGGTTCCTTGCCTTTACTCGAAAAATCGGAAATTCCGGAAGGAAAAGGATTTGGCGGTTTCCCGGTAAGTGGGCAGTGGCTCGTTTGTACCAATCCAGAGATTATTAACCAGCACCAGGCTAAAGTATACGGCAAAGCTGCGGTAGGCTCGCCACCCATGTCGGTACCACACCTCGATACCCGCATAATTAACGGTGAAAAAGCTTTATTATTCGGTCCTTACGCGGGTTTTAGCACCAAGTTTTTAAAACAAGGTTCTTACTTCGATTTACCTTTATCCATTAAAGCCAATAATTTGCGGCCTATGCTTATTGCAGGCCTTAAAAATATTCCGCTTACCCGTTATTTAATTAATCAGGTGCGGCAATCGCCGGAAGATAGGCTGGCTTCTTTGCGGGAATTTGTGCCCCAAGCTCGTATGGAAGATTGGAAACTCGAAACTGCTGGCCAAAGGGTGCAGGTAATTAAAAAAGATGAGAAAAAAGGTGGCGTACTTGAATTTGGTACCGAAGTAGTAAGTGCCGCTGATGGTTCTATTGCTGCCTTGCTGGGAGCTTCGCCGGGGGCTTCTACGGCAGTTTCCATTATGCTGAGTTTACTGCAGCGTTGCTTCCCCGAACGTTTTAATACGGAAAAAGCGCAAACCAAAATCAAGCAAATGATACCATCTTTTGGCGAATCGCTCAGTAAAAACGAAGATTTATTACACGAAATCCGGAGTATGACCAGCGAAGTGTTGGGCATTAAAGAATCGGAACCCATACAGATCTGA
- a CDS encoding porin encodes MKRRALLFLATLLMGAFAANAQSDSTAAAAATPATPSEEGSLTISGYVDAYYLYNTNKPESGLNQGRIFDLLHNNFSLGLVQTALTYTKGKLKVVADLTYGPNADLGNFSNYRTLNANKDDITSTSFAIKQAYGTYNFTDKLALTVGQYGTHIGYELIDAPLNFNYSLSYLFGNGPFYHTGAKLDYAASDKLGLMFGVVNGWDALQDFNNRKTLTAQVHLMPVEDFHLYANWIGGDEYNGNSAFGTEKGSYTSLFDLTTAFQASDAFKIGLNAAYGSFSTGSATEVPGTRWMEDANWWGAALYINYAITDKFGLGLRAERFDDKHGVRYFDKIQATEFTLTGDIKLADGKFNLKPEVRFDSTKDPFFASGASSLKKHQATIGAAVVYSFDGRFGGR; translated from the coding sequence ATGAAAAGACGAGCTTTACTCTTTTTGGCTACCTTACTTATGGGAGCTTTTGCGGCGAATGCCCAGTCAGATTCTACAGCTGCAGCTGCTGCAACTCCTGCAACTCCTTCCGAAGAAGGTTCACTGACTATCAGTGGATATGTGGATGCCTACTATCTTTATAATACCAATAAACCGGAAAGTGGATTGAACCAAGGCCGTATTTTCGATCTATTGCACAATAACTTTTCTCTTGGCTTAGTACAAACAGCTTTAACGTATACCAAAGGCAAACTAAAAGTAGTCGCCGATTTAACCTACGGGCCCAATGCTGATCTAGGCAATTTTTCGAACTACCGGACTTTAAACGCGAACAAAGATGATATTACTTCTACTTCTTTTGCCATTAAACAAGCATATGGAACGTACAACTTTACCGATAAACTAGCTTTAACGGTGGGCCAATACGGTACCCACATTGGTTATGAGTTAATTGATGCTCCGCTTAATTTTAATTACAGCTTATCTTATTTGTTCGGTAACGGACCATTTTACCATACCGGCGCTAAGTTAGATTATGCCGCCTCCGATAAATTAGGTTTAATGTTTGGGGTTGTAAATGGCTGGGATGCTTTACAAGATTTTAATAACCGCAAAACACTTACTGCCCAGGTACACCTTATGCCGGTAGAAGATTTTCATTTGTACGCCAACTGGATAGGAGGCGATGAGTACAATGGTAACTCTGCTTTTGGTACCGAAAAAGGATCTTACACCAGTTTGTTTGATTTAACTACTGCCTTTCAGGCTTCCGATGCTTTTAAAATTGGATTAAACGCGGCGTATGGTTCTTTTAGCACCGGGTCGGCTACTGAAGTACCAGGTACACGCTGGATGGAAGATGCTAACTGGTGGGGAGCCGCCTTGTATATAAACTATGCCATAACCGACAAGTTTGGCTTAGGATTACGCGCGGAGCGTTTTGATGATAAACACGGCGTTCGGTATTTCGATAAAATACAGGCTACGGAATTTACTTTAACCGGCGATATTAAATTAGCCGACGGCAAATTTAATCTTAAGCCGGAAGTGCGCTTCGATTCAACTAAAGATCCCTTCTTTGCTTCCGGAGCAAGTTCCTTAAAAAAGCATCAGGCTACTATTGGCGCAGCCGTTGTTTATTCTTTTGATGGTCGATTTGGCGGAAGATAA
- a CDS encoding glycerate kinase family protein has translation MHVVISPNAFKHSLSGIEVAKAIRKGLEESGLAADFTICPVADGGEGMMEILVNFWQGTYHTATVQDPLGRSIEAVFGLINNGQTAIIELAQASGLKYLTSQERNPLRASTYGTGQLLKAASEAGARDFIIGVGNSATVDGGTGLLQALGVDFWDTDNQPLAPGAASLANLSQIKLTNLDPRLAQSKITVVCDVNNYLLGEKGAARVFGPQKGADNAMVEILEQNLTQLATIIQKDLDKDITKLPHGGAAGGTAAGLAGVLNAELVPGTAYILRQIQFEEIIKNADLLITAEGGLDEQTLAGKGPYAVAEITKQYHVPVIALAGQLPATLDLSKFKFFDVVLPISAGPVSLPEALTQTAINLQRTACQVGKFWQMLVKQNKKNFSI, from the coding sequence ATGCACGTTGTTATTTCTCCTAATGCTTTTAAACACAGCTTGTCTGGAATAGAAGTAGCCAAAGCTATCCGGAAGGGTTTAGAAGAAAGTGGCTTAGCGGCAGATTTTACTATTTGCCCGGTAGCCGATGGAGGAGAAGGAATGATGGAGATTTTAGTAAATTTCTGGCAAGGCACTTACCATACAGCAACTGTTCAAGATCCTTTAGGCCGCTCCATAGAGGCTGTTTTTGGTTTAATAAACAACGGGCAAACGGCCATCATAGAACTAGCTCAGGCATCAGGTCTTAAATATCTTACTTCCCAGGAGCGAAACCCACTCCGGGCATCTACTTACGGTACCGGCCAACTCCTGAAAGCCGCTTCAGAAGCAGGTGCCCGCGATTTTATAATTGGAGTAGGTAACAGTGCTACCGTAGATGGAGGTACCGGTTTATTACAAGCCTTGGGAGTAGATTTCTGGGATACCGATAACCAGCCTTTAGCTCCGGGAGCGGCATCGTTAGCGAATTTATCTCAAATAAAGTTAACCAATTTAGATCCGCGCCTGGCCCAAAGTAAAATAACCGTAGTATGCGACGTAAATAATTATTTACTCGGCGAAAAAGGAGCTGCCCGGGTGTTTGGTCCGCAAAAAGGGGCCGATAACGCCATGGTAGAAATTTTGGAGCAGAACTTAACTCAACTGGCAACAATTATTCAAAAAGATTTAGATAAAGATATTACAAAGTTGCCGCACGGGGGAGCCGCAGGTGGTACTGCTGCCGGCTTAGCCGGGGTACTAAATGCCGAATTAGTGCCGGGTACCGCCTATATTTTAAGGCAAATTCAGTTCGAGGAGATTATTAAAAACGCCGACCTATTAATTACCGCGGAGGGTGGCTTAGATGAACAAACCTTGGCCGGAAAAGGACCTTACGCTGTAGCAGAAATAACCAAACAGTACCATGTTCCGGTAATTGCTTTAGCCGGTCAGCTACCGGCTACTTTAGATTTAAGTAAATTTAAATTTTTTGATGTTGTTTTGCCTATTAGTGCCGGTCCGGTTTCTTTACCCGAAGCTTTAACTCAAACGGCTATTAATTTGCAACGTACAGCTTGCCAGGTAGGTAAATTTTGGCAGATGCTGGTAAAACAAAATAAAAAGAATTTCTCTATTTAA
- a CDS encoding gamma-glutamylcyclotransferase family protein yields the protein MENADIELDNVMEDLNKKKDIVGNIVNNLDNSGLSEVEKAFIQIYKPENYLIVYGTLAPGASNHSVVKHIQGKWEEGVVRGKLEKLGWGAEMGFYGFKHTTREEQEIIKAYVLCSDELVNNWYNLDAFEGNEYRRILARYELDNGETGVGYIYAVNEEKL from the coding sequence ATGGAAAATGCTGATATAGAACTAGATAATGTTATGGAAGATTTAAATAAGAAGAAGGACATTGTTGGTAATATAGTAAATAACCTGGATAATTCGGGTTTGAGTGAAGTGGAAAAAGCTTTTATTCAGATATATAAACCCGAAAATTACTTAATCGTTTACGGAACACTTGCGCCGGGTGCGTCTAACCATTCAGTAGTTAAGCATATTCAAGGAAAATGGGAGGAAGGAGTAGTTAGAGGTAAACTGGAGAAACTAGGTTGGGGAGCTGAGATGGGTTTTTATGGGTTTAAACATACAACTAGGGAAGAGCAAGAAATAATAAAGGCTTACGTGCTTTGCTCAGACGAATTGGTTAATAATTGGTATAATTTAGATGCGTTTGAAGGCAATGAATACCGGCGTATTTTAGCTAGGTATGAATTAGATAACGGAGAAACCGGGGTTGGATATATTTACGCGGTTAATGAGGAAAAACTATAA
- a CDS encoding nucleotidyltransferase family protein produces MRNAPSLVILAAGMGSRYGGLKQLDTFGPNGETIIDYSVYDAIRAGFSKIVFVIRKSLEQEFIETILAKLPTSISVELAFQDISKVPGNVSIPETRRKPWGTGHAVWTVGGQVNEPFAVINADDFYGFAAFQQMADFLKNTDTSANLPAWCLSGYALVNTLSKNGTVSRGLCKVNEENKLLSVRELKEIERNENEIVANLPEGKKLTLTGQEIVSMNFWGFTPAIFPILNKYLAQFLEKYATSEKDEFYLSEAVNQMLMEKRASVQVLISSDQWMGVTYPEDKMEVKQQLAELIARGAYPSKLWENAVN; encoded by the coding sequence ATGCGTAATGCTCCTAGTTTAGTAATTCTGGCCGCCGGTATGGGTAGCCGTTATGGTGGTCTGAAACAATTGGATACTTTTGGTCCGAACGGGGAAACAATCATTGATTATTCCGTGTACGATGCCATTCGGGCTGGATTTAGTAAAATTGTATTTGTTATCCGTAAGAGTTTAGAGCAAGAATTTATTGAAACCATATTAGCTAAACTGCCTACTAGCATTTCAGTAGAACTGGCTTTTCAGGATATAAGTAAAGTGCCCGGCAATGTCTCCATTCCTGAAACCCGTAGGAAACCCTGGGGAACTGGTCATGCCGTTTGGACGGTTGGGGGCCAAGTAAACGAGCCCTTTGCCGTTATTAATGCCGATGATTTTTATGGTTTTGCGGCTTTTCAGCAAATGGCTGATTTTTTAAAAAATACGGATACCTCCGCCAATTTACCGGCTTGGTGCTTGTCGGGTTATGCTTTGGTAAACACTCTTTCTAAAAACGGTACAGTTTCGCGGGGACTTTGTAAAGTAAACGAGGAAAATAAGCTGCTTTCGGTGCGGGAATTAAAAGAAATAGAGCGGAACGAGAACGAGATTGTCGCCAATTTACCCGAAGGTAAAAAACTAACTTTAACCGGTCAGGAAATTGTATCTATGAATTTTTGGGGATTTACCCCGGCTATTTTTCCTATTTTAAATAAATACCTCGCGCAATTTTTAGAGAAATACGCTACTTCCGAAAAAGATGAATTTTATTTATCGGAAGCGGTAAACCAAATGTTAATGGAAAAAAGAGCGAGCGTACAAGTACTAATTTCTAGTGATCAGTGGATGGGTGTTACTTACCCCGAAGA
- a CDS encoding GNAT family N-acetyltransferase, with product MTLILEYKIEKASPADFEEITVVWEASVRATHHFLTEADILFFRPLILNEYLKAINLFCIKNAEGKIEGFIGVLDDKIEMLFLEPSARGKGIGKKLVDFVIQNFKIIKVDVNEQNQQAVGFYKHIGFKVVSRWEVDNLGKPYPILSMELE from the coding sequence ATGACCTTAATATTAGAATATAAAATTGAGAAAGCTTCCCCGGCAGATTTCGAAGAAATTACTGTGGTTTGGGAGGCGTCCGTTCGGGCCACCCATCATTTTTTAACCGAAGCGGATATCCTTTTCTTTAGGCCTTTAATTTTAAATGAGTATTTAAAAGCAATTAATTTATTTTGTATTAAAAATGCTGAGGGAAAAATTGAAGGTTTTATTGGGGTGCTGGACGATAAAATAGAAATGCTTTTTCTAGAGCCCTCCGCCAGAGGAAAAGGAATAGGTAAAAAACTGGTGGATTTCGTCATTCAGAACTTTAAAATAATAAAAGTAGATGTGAACGAGCAAAACCAACAAGCAGTAGGATTTTACAAGCACATTGGTTTTAAAGTGGTAAGTCGCTGGGAAGTAGATAATTTAGGTAAACCATATCCTATTTTGAGTATGGAGTTAGAATAA
- a CDS encoding helix-turn-helix transcriptional regulator, protein MNRIDRLFGILTLLQSKKYVTAETIADKFEISVRTVYRDIRALGEQGIPVSFEQNKGYFIVQGYFIPPVSFSCEEANALLLMESLVYGFADKSIKTHYSNALNKIKAVLRGSQKEKLEILNNNIRLQLPACIQNDYEYLSVLQNAISSKVIVQIDYKNNRSEVSKRFIEPIGLIFYAFSWHVIGWCHMRQEYRDFKVSRILKITPTEKPFEKPEHISLADYQKLIPVDY, encoded by the coding sequence ATGAACCGTATAGATCGCTTATTTGGCATATTAACTTTATTGCAATCTAAAAAATACGTTACCGCCGAAACGATTGCCGATAAATTTGAGATTAGCGTACGCACAGTTTACCGCGACATCCGGGCCTTAGGAGAACAGGGAATTCCGGTAAGTTTTGAGCAAAATAAAGGTTATTTTATTGTGCAAGGCTACTTTATACCGCCCGTTTCGTTTTCTTGCGAAGAAGCGAATGCCTTGTTACTCATGGAGAGTTTGGTGTATGGCTTTGCCGATAAATCTATTAAAACGCATTATTCTAACGCTCTAAATAAAATAAAAGCCGTACTGCGGGGTTCTCAAAAAGAAAAGCTCGAAATTTTAAATAATAATATCCGCTTACAATTGCCCGCTTGTATTCAAAACGACTACGAATACCTGTCGGTTTTACAGAATGCCATTTCCTCTAAAGTAATTGTACAGATAGATTATAAAAATAACCGCAGCGAAGTAAGCAAACGCTTTATTGAACCAATTGGCTTAATTTTTTACGCTTTTAGCTGGCACGTAATTGGGTGGTGCCACATGCGACAAGAATACCGTGATTTTAAGGTATCCCGCATTTTAAAAATTACTCCTACCGAAAAACCTTTCGAAAAACCCGAGCATATTAGCCTGGCAGATTATCAAAAGCTTATCCCCGTTGATTATTGA
- a CDS encoding glycoside hydrolase family 140 protein gives MAQYQLKVSANKRYLVKENGQPFFYLGDTAWELFHRLNREEADTYLQNRADKGFTVIQAVVLAELNGLHDPNPYGQVPLVNDDPAKPNEEYFKHVDYIVNKAAALGLYIGMLPTWGDKIFKDKWGEGPEIFNPQNAEAFGRYLGNRYKDKPIIWVLGGDRNPRHEQDVVIWRAMAAGIVAGAGNGNQDKVMMTFHPQPKEKGGSSTWFHNDAWLDFNMFQTGHCRFSDVYAHISHDYNLANTKPTMDGEPIYEDHPVCFNAKENGYSKAYDVRRAAYLDLFAGAHGHTYGCHAIWQMNKPQGKNVNGPLGPWSEAIHLPGSGHMSHVRALIESRPFLDRIPDQSLITEALEGGDRIQATRGKDYAFVYSTSGKPFTVNMGKITGKELKARWFDPRTGVSTNLGKFKNTGSQKFTPPSQGLDNDWVLILDDAAKNFTAPKLWKKS, from the coding sequence ATGGCACAATACCAATTAAAGGTAAGTGCTAACAAACGGTATCTTGTAAAAGAAAATGGGCAGCCTTTTTTTTACCTCGGCGATACGGCCTGGGAATTATTCCATCGGCTCAACCGGGAAGAGGCCGATACTTACCTACAAAACCGCGCCGATAAAGGCTTTACCGTAATTCAAGCAGTAGTATTGGCAGAGCTCAACGGTTTGCACGATCCTAATCCGTACGGGCAAGTGCCCCTGGTAAACGATGACCCTGCCAAACCCAATGAAGAGTACTTTAAACACGTAGACTACATTGTAAACAAAGCGGCTGCTTTAGGTTTATACATTGGAATGTTGCCTACCTGGGGCGATAAAATTTTTAAAGATAAATGGGGCGAAGGTCCGGAAATTTTTAATCCGCAAAATGCCGAAGCTTTTGGTCGTTATTTAGGCAATCGTTATAAAGATAAGCCTATTATATGGGTATTAGGAGGCGATCGTAATCCCCGCCACGAACAGGATGTTGTTATTTGGCGGGCCATGGCCGCCGGAATTGTGGCGGGTGCCGGCAATGGCAACCAGGATAAAGTAATGATGACGTTTCACCCGCAACCCAAAGAAAAAGGAGGTTCCTCCACCTGGTTCCACAACGATGCCTGGCTCGATTTTAACATGTTTCAGACGGGTCATTGCCGCTTCTCCGATGTATATGCCCATATTAGCCACGATTATAATCTGGCCAACACCAAACCTACCATGGATGGCGAACCGATTTACGAAGACCACCCGGTTTGCTTTAACGCTAAAGAAAACGGCTACTCTAAAGCCTACGATGTGCGGCGAGCCGCTTACTTAGATTTATTTGCCGGGGCGCACGGCCATACCTATGGTTGTCACGCCATTTGGCAGATGAACAAGCCGCAAGGTAAAAACGTGAACGGTCCGCTGGGTCCTTGGTCCGAAGCTATTCATTTACCCGGCAGTGGCCACATGAGCCACGTACGTGCTTTAATAGAATCAAGACCTTTTCTGGACCGGATACCCGATCAAAGCCTGATTACCGAAGCTTTGGAAGGTGGCGACCGGATCCAGGCTACCCGTGGCAAAGATTATGCTTTTGTTTATTCTACCTCGGGCAAACCATTTACAGTGAACATGGGCAAAATTACCGGTAAGGAACTTAAAGCCCGGTGGTTCGATCCGCGGACGGGTGTTTCTACCAACCTGGGAAAATTTAAAAATACGGGTTCCCAGAAATTTACGCCACCCAGCCAAGGCCTTGATAACGATTGGGTACTAATATTAGACGATGCTGCTAAAAACTTTACCGCTCCCAAGCTCTGGAAGAAATCCTGA
- a CDS encoding D-2-hydroxyacid dehydrogenase, translated as MKIAFLDTKTMGDIPNLKNLEKFGEVNYYATTTPSQTLSRCLGQNIVVVNKVQVDRLIMEQCPDLKLICVAATGTNNIDLTAAQEKGIVVKNVVDYSTNSVAQLTFALLLQLTNNIPYFDNYVKLGDYARNDIFTHLGPSYSEIYGKRFGIIGLGNIGRQVAKIASAFGAEVVYYSTSGKNNNPEYQRLDLPEFLATCDIISIHAPLNEHTRNLITYPQLQQMKLSALLINVGRGGIVRERDLTQALNENLIAGAALDVFETEPMDENNPLLKVNNPHKLVLTPHIAWASREARTLLMDKVIQNIEQFLEEKTEN; from the coding sequence ATGAAAATTGCTTTTCTAGATACCAAAACCATGGGCGATATCCCGAACTTGAAAAACTTGGAAAAGTTTGGGGAGGTAAATTACTATGCTACCACTACACCTTCTCAAACACTTAGCCGTTGTTTAGGCCAAAATATTGTTGTAGTTAACAAAGTTCAGGTAGATCGGCTTATAATGGAGCAATGCCCAGACCTTAAGCTTATATGTGTGGCAGCCACCGGTACTAATAACATTGATTTAACGGCTGCCCAGGAAAAAGGAATTGTAGTAAAAAACGTAGTGGATTACTCTACTAACAGCGTAGCCCAATTAACCTTCGCTCTTTTACTCCAATTAACGAATAATATTCCTTATTTTGATAATTATGTTAAATTGGGTGATTATGCCAGGAACGATATTTTTACGCATCTGGGGCCATCCTATTCAGAAATCTATGGCAAACGGTTCGGGATTATTGGCTTAGGCAACATTGGGCGACAAGTAGCTAAAATTGCCAGCGCCTTTGGCGCAGAGGTAGTATATTATTCTACTTCCGGAAAAAATAACAACCCGGAATACCAACGTTTAGATTTACCTGAATTTCTGGCCACCTGCGATATTATTTCTATTCATGCGCCTTTAAACGAGCATACCCGTAACTTAATTACGTATCCGCAACTCCAACAGATGAAATTATCTGCATTGTTAATTAATGTGGGAAGGGGCGGTATTGTGCGGGAAAGGGATTTGACGCAAGCCCTCAACGAAAATTTAATTGCCGGTGCTGCTTTGGATGTTTTTGAAACAGAACCCATGGATGAAAATAACCCACTTTTAAAAGTTAACAATCCGCATAAACTGGTTTTAACGCCGCACATAGCCTGGGCCAGCCGCGAAGCCCGTACTTTGTTAATGGATAAAGTAATCCAGAATATAGAACAGTTCTTAGAAGAAAAAACGGAGAACTAA
- a CDS encoding helix-turn-helix transcriptional regulator — MKVAALHLFNFLDYAQMRGVTPQRVLTPLQLNNLDKQDINQLIEEAEIYKALNWVQDELKDDLWGIKAGNFLTLKLLGLIYQISLQVTTIEEAFHYLQSYLETTLPLVKMKTTTTAEQITVLMQIENEDKKINRIILENVLTIISREITLMVTGEFSFSLTSPYYTTSYPSHWKKEDYFTISFAPVLLKAALRKRPVEQLDLLLPEYLKLIETLKALDQSFSNKVKVTMLAMSDPHLPDITAVSDALYLTPRSLQRKLERENSSFREILLDLKKQICSFLLRHKEYSITSMSYVLGYAEPAAFIHSFKKWFGDSPERVRQNLRNSST; from the coding sequence ATGAAAGTAGCCGCCCTCCATTTGTTTAACTTCTTAGACTACGCGCAAATGCGCGGCGTAACACCGCAACGGGTGCTTACTCCTTTGCAACTAAATAATTTAGACAAACAAGATATTAACCAATTAATTGAGGAAGCTGAAATTTATAAAGCCCTGAATTGGGTACAAGACGAATTAAAAGATGATTTATGGGGAATAAAAGCTGGTAATTTTTTAACTCTTAAACTGCTGGGTTTAATTTACCAGATTTCGCTGCAAGTTACCACCATAGAAGAAGCTTTTCATTATTTACAATCCTACCTGGAAACCACCTTACCGTTGGTAAAAATGAAAACAACTACTACTGCGGAACAAATTACAGTTTTGATGCAAATAGAAAATGAGGACAAAAAGATAAACCGGATTATTCTGGAGAATGTTCTTACTATTATTTCCAGAGAAATTACTTTAATGGTAACCGGCGAGTTTTCCTTTTCATTAACGTCGCCTTATTACACTACTTCGTACCCCAGCCATTGGAAAAAAGAAGATTATTTTACTATTTCGTTTGCGCCCGTTCTTTTAAAAGCTGCTTTGCGAAAAAGGCCCGTCGAGCAATTAGATTTGCTATTACCGGAATACCTGAAATTAATTGAAACCTTAAAAGCATTGGATCAAAGTTTTTCGAACAAGGTAAAAGTAACCATGCTGGCTATGTCGGACCCTCATTTACCCGATATTACGGCCGTATCGGATGCGTTGTACCTCACTCCTCGTTCTTTACAACGCAAACTAGAACGGGAAAACAGCAGTTTCCGCGAAATTTTGCTGGACTTAAAAAAACAAATATGTTCTTTTCTGCTTCGGCACAAGGAGTATTCCATAACCAGTATGTCGTATGTTTTAGGCTACGCCGAACCGGCCGCGTTTATTCATTCTTTTAAAAAATGGTTCGGCGATTCGCCCGAGAGAGTACGTCAAAATCTTCGGAATTCATCTACTTAA